The nucleotide window TCTCGATATGTCCTTCAATCAGGCCAATGTTTTATTCCTGCCCCTGATCTTGGGGGAAGGTATGGAATACGGCATTGTTATCCTGACGCGCTGGAAAATCGACCAGGCGGCCCGCAACATCACTCTTCCGGCCAGTACGGCCAAGGGCGTCACGCTGTCGGCCTTGACTACCGCGGTAGGTTTCGGCAGTTTGATGGTATCCGGCCATCAGGGAGTATTCAGTCTGGGGCTGTTGGCAACGGTGGGCAGCACCAATGTGCTGTTGGCTGCCTTAAGCGTGCTGCCAGCTTTTCTCCGGCTACTGGAAAAGCAAGAGGCAGGCGCGGCGGTCGTTGTTCCACAGTATCGCGAAAATAGCAATATTACGCCATTCCGGTATGAAAAAGAGGAGAGCAAATGAAAAAATATCTTATAGGGATATGGCTCTTGGCGGCTTTTTTATGTGTCCCGGCAGGGGCCTGGGCCGGGCCCCCGACCGACTATGTTAAACGGATTATGCAGAAAGTGATGGCCATCCAGAACGATCCGGCTTTAGCGGGCCCGGCCCATCAAGACGCTCGGGCCCGGGCCATCCGCCAGATCATCAAGGAGAATTTTGACTTCCCCATGATGGCTCGCGATTCTTTGGGTCCTACTTACCAACGTCTTTCTGGTGCCCAGGCCCGGGAGTTTGAACAAACCTTTGCCAGCCTGTTCCAAGATTCC belongs to Deltaproteobacteria bacterium and includes:
- a CDS encoding ABC transporter substrate-binding protein, with amino-acid sequence MKKYLIGIWLLAAFLCVPAGAWAGPPTDYVKRIMQKVMAIQNDPALAGPAHQDARARAIRQIIKENFDFPMMARDSLGPTYQRLSGAQAREFEQTFASLFQDSYTRLVLNFLKQETIQYHQESQQGDRAQVKTTIVRINETIPVEYLMHSRSRSWVLYDVKVDGVSILKTYKDQFARVIRSKSFPFLLNRMKMQAQAID